Proteins encoded within one genomic window of Bradyrhizobium sp. AZCC 1719:
- a CDS encoding 2Fe-2S iron-sulfur cluster-binding protein: protein MPSITFVHPDGRAQRIDASDGESAMQGATRHDVGGILAECGGNAMCATCHVYVDEEWLARLPAMGDDEDALLDGAAAERRANSRLSCQIKLAADLDGLVLNLPDRQL, encoded by the coding sequence ATGCCGAGCATCACGTTTGTTCACCCTGACGGCCGGGCGCAGCGCATCGACGCCAGCGATGGCGAAAGCGCAATGCAGGGGGCGACGCGCCACGATGTCGGTGGAATTCTGGCCGAATGCGGCGGCAACGCGATGTGCGCCACCTGCCACGTCTATGTCGACGAGGAGTGGCTCGCCCGCCTGCCGGCCATGGGCGACGACGAGGACGCGTTGCTGGATGGCGCCGCGGCCGAACGGCGGGCCAACAGCCGGCTGTCCTGCCAGATCAAGTTGGCTGCCGATCTCGATGGTTTGGTTCTCAATCTGCCGGACCGGCAATTGTGA
- a CDS encoding ABC transporter substrate-binding protein, with protein sequence MRGLRLGLALALSCMASGAVRAEISENVVRIGVLNDISGIFQDTNGMGSVEAARMAAEDFNGGGKGIKVEIVYADHQNKADVGSAIVRKWLDVDGVDAVVDVPNSAVGLTINSLLRDSRMTFLASSTASSDLTGKACSPNTIQWVNDAWATGNSTAAAMMARGGKEWYFITVNFALGQGIEAEATNYIEKHGGKVLGSAKHPLNTPDFASLLLQAQNSKAKVIGLANAGGDTVNAVKQAAEFGLQQSGQTMVAFLLFINDVHGMGLKVGQGLQLFEAFYWDMDENTRAFAKRFAARPGVNGKMPSGNQAGVYASTLAYLNAVAATGSDHAKDAVPEMKKFKGKDKLFGDVTIRQDGRVIHPMYLFEVKKPEESKYPYDYYKLVSTIPADQAFRPLADGGCSLVK encoded by the coding sequence ATGAGGGGTTTAAGGTTAGGTCTCGCGCTTGCCTTGTCTTGCATGGCGTCGGGCGCGGTGCGCGCGGAGATTTCCGAAAATGTCGTGCGCATCGGCGTGCTGAACGACATTTCCGGTATCTTCCAGGACACCAACGGCATGGGCTCGGTAGAAGCCGCGCGCATGGCGGCGGAGGATTTCAACGGCGGCGGCAAGGGCATCAAGGTCGAGATCGTCTATGCCGATCACCAGAACAAGGCCGACGTCGGTTCGGCGATCGTGCGCAAATGGCTCGACGTCGATGGCGTCGATGCCGTGGTCGACGTGCCGAATTCCGCCGTCGGGCTCACCATCAACTCGCTGCTGCGTGACAGCCGCATGACGTTTCTTGCGTCGTCGACGGCGAGCTCCGACCTGACCGGCAAGGCCTGCTCTCCTAACACCATCCAGTGGGTCAATGACGCCTGGGCGACCGGCAACTCGACCGCGGCGGCGATGATGGCGCGGGGCGGCAAGGAATGGTACTTCATCACGGTGAATTTTGCGCTCGGCCAGGGCATCGAGGCCGAGGCCACCAACTACATCGAAAAGCACGGCGGCAAGGTGCTGGGCTCGGCCAAGCATCCGCTCAACACGCCGGACTTTGCCTCGCTTCTGCTCCAGGCGCAGAATTCCAAGGCCAAGGTGATCGGCCTTGCCAATGCTGGCGGCGACACCGTCAACGCGGTGAAGCAGGCGGCGGAGTTCGGGCTTCAGCAAAGCGGGCAGACGATGGTGGCATTCCTGCTGTTCATCAACGACGTCCATGGCATGGGGCTTAAGGTAGGCCAGGGCCTGCAACTGTTCGAAGCGTTCTATTGGGACATGGATGAAAACACCCGCGCGTTTGCAAAGCGCTTCGCGGCGCGGCCGGGCGTGAACGGCAAGATGCCAAGCGGCAATCAGGCCGGCGTCTATGCTTCCACGCTCGCCTATCTCAACGCAGTGGCCGCGACCGGCAGCGATCACGCCAAGGATGCGGTGCCTGAGATGAAAAAGTTCAAGGGCAAGGACAAACTGTTCGGCGACGTCACCATCCGCCAGGACGGCCGCGTCATCCACCCGATGTACCTGTTCGAGGTGAAAAAGCCGGAAGAGTCGAAATATCCTTACGACTACTACAAGCTGGTCTCGACCATTCCGGCCGACCAGGCCTTCCGCCCGCTCGCCGACGGCGGCTGCTCGCTGGTGAAATGA
- a CDS encoding tannase/feruloyl esterase family alpha/beta hydrolase encodes MVGDPAATCSDLIRPVDNAVRIDSATMVAPSPLAVAERAPTPAARITPANPEFCKVLGQIAPADPKAPPIKFQVNLPVEWNGRSLQYGGGGFNGVLITGLALPPAYPFGAPSPLARGFVTYGTDSGHETKPGEPPQTFALNDEAFENFAHRSYKRVRDAAVALMVRAYGNPPAKLYFMGSSEGGREGLTMAQRYPDDFDGIFARVPVINWVGLQHAGTRSGLATMGEGWIRPAQVELVAKAVLAACDKADGVEDSLVLDPVGCKAKFQPDTLRCAPGQSGDQCLSEAQIAAIRTLHSTYKFSFVLENGLDDYPGWGVSGENTPAFGPTGGWVAWWLGKAAPAQPPLPANGIAWIYGAGGIQYVFARDPKLDVTTYKPEDHKERLLQVSRLMDSTNPDLSRFAARGGKLVILENMADYAQSPYAGIRYFENVQRTLGREKTAAFARLYTAPGVDHVGSGAPANLDMLAVLVDWVENGKAPGDLEVIEQKVEAPAFETTRSLPLCQWPAWPHYKSGPTSSAASFACAR; translated from the coding sequence ATGGTCGGCGATCCCGCCGCGACCTGCAGCGATTTGATCCGGCCGGTCGACAATGCCGTGCGGATCGATTCTGCGACCATGGTCGCGCCGTCGCCGCTTGCGGTCGCCGAAAGAGCACCGACGCCGGCGGCGCGCATCACGCCGGCCAATCCGGAATTCTGCAAGGTCCTCGGCCAGATCGCGCCGGCCGATCCCAAGGCGCCGCCGATCAAATTTCAGGTGAATCTTCCGGTCGAGTGGAACGGCCGCTCGCTGCAATATGGTGGTGGCGGCTTCAACGGCGTGCTGATCACCGGGCTTGCCTTGCCGCCGGCGTATCCGTTCGGCGCGCCGTCGCCGCTGGCGCGCGGCTTCGTCACCTATGGCACGGATTCCGGCCACGAGACCAAGCCGGGCGAGCCGCCGCAGACGTTTGCGCTCAACGACGAGGCCTTTGAGAATTTCGCCCATCGTTCCTACAAGCGCGTGCGCGACGCCGCGGTTGCGCTGATGGTGCGCGCCTACGGCAACCCGCCGGCCAAGCTGTATTTCATGGGATCGTCGGAAGGCGGCCGCGAGGGGCTAACGATGGCGCAGCGCTATCCCGACGATTTTGACGGCATCTTTGCCCGCGTGCCCGTCATCAACTGGGTCGGATTGCAGCATGCCGGGACGCGGTCGGGGCTTGCAACGATGGGTGAGGGCTGGATCCGTCCCGCGCAGGTCGAGCTCGTGGCCAAGGCGGTGCTTGCTGCCTGCGACAAGGCGGACGGCGTCGAGGACTCGCTGGTGCTGGACCCGGTTGGCTGCAAGGCGAAATTCCAGCCGGACACACTGCGTTGCGCGCCGGGCCAAAGCGGCGATCAGTGCCTGAGCGAGGCGCAGATCGCGGCGATCAGGACGCTGCATTCGACGTACAAGTTCTCGTTTGTGCTGGAGAACGGTCTTGACGATTATCCGGGCTGGGGCGTCTCCGGCGAAAACACCCCTGCGTTTGGTCCGACCGGCGGCTGGGTCGCCTGGTGGCTCGGCAAGGCGGCGCCGGCGCAGCCGCCGCTGCCTGCCAACGGCATCGCCTGGATCTACGGTGCGGGCGGCATCCAATATGTCTTCGCGCGTGATCCGAAGCTCGACGTCACGACCTACAAGCCCGAGGATCACAAGGAGCGCCTGCTGCAGGTATCGCGGTTGATGGATTCGACAAATCCCGACCTCAGCCGCTTTGCCGCGCGCGGCGGCAAGCTCGTGATTCTCGAGAACATGGCCGACTATGCCCAGAGCCCTTACGCAGGGATACGCTATTTCGAAAACGTGCAGCGCACCTTGGGCCGCGAGAAGACAGCGGCGTTCGCCCGCCTCTACACGGCGCCCGGTGTCGACCATGTCGGCTCCGGCGCGCCCGCCAATCTCGACATGCTGGCCGTGCTCGTTGATTGGGTCGAGAACGGCAAGGCGCCCGGCGACCTCGAGGTGATCGAGCAGAAGGTCGAAGCGCCGGCGTTTGAGACCACGCGCTCGTTGCCATTGTGCCAATGGCCGGCATGGCCGCATTACAAATCGGGGCCGACGAGTAGCGCGGCCAGTTTTGCCTGCGCGCGGTGA
- a CDS encoding NAD(P)/FAD-dependent oxidoreductase, producing the protein MTTVPKEPHHVVIVGAGFGGLETAFGLAGAPVRITLIDRRNHHLFQPLLYQVATASLATSEIAWPIRYLLRDRPEVTTLFANVNGVDAEGKRVLLEDGETISYDTLILATGARHAYFGHDEWEPFAPGLKTLEDATTLRRRILVAFERAEREKDPARRAALLTFVIIGAGPTGVEMAGTIADLAKDTLPPDFRNIDTHKTRVILIEAGPRVLAGFPEDLSSYAQRALEELGVEVVLGQPVTECAIDGVVYGGNRLEARTIVWAAGVRASRAAEWLKAPADRAYRLKVEPDLTVPGHPDVFAIGDTVTIAGPDGNPVPGIAPAAKQQGRYVAALIKARLSGGTLPPFRYKHAGSLAQIGKKKAVIDFGRIKLRGNLAWWIWGIAHIYFLIGLRNRLSVALSWLWIHARDQRAARLITQGSSKVTG; encoded by the coding sequence ATGACGACCGTGCCGAAAGAACCCCATCACGTCGTGATCGTCGGCGCCGGTTTCGGCGGTCTGGAGACCGCCTTCGGCCTCGCCGGTGCGCCGGTCCGGATCACGCTGATCGACCGCCGCAACCATCATCTGTTCCAGCCGCTGCTCTACCAGGTCGCGACCGCTTCGCTGGCGACGTCGGAAATTGCCTGGCCGATCCGCTATCTCCTGCGCGACCGCCCCGAAGTGACGACGCTGTTTGCCAATGTGAATGGCGTCGATGCCGAGGGAAAGCGCGTGCTGCTCGAAGACGGCGAGACGATTTCCTACGACACGCTGATCCTCGCCACCGGCGCCCGCCATGCCTATTTCGGCCACGATGAATGGGAGCCGTTCGCACCAGGCTTGAAGACGCTGGAGGATGCCACGACGCTGCGGCGGCGCATCCTCGTCGCCTTCGAGCGCGCCGAGCGCGAAAAGGATCCGGCGCGGCGCGCGGCGCTACTCACCTTCGTCATCATCGGCGCCGGCCCGACCGGCGTCGAAATGGCCGGAACAATCGCCGACCTCGCCAAGGACACGCTGCCGCCGGACTTTCGCAACATCGATACCCACAAGACCCGCGTTATCCTGATCGAGGCCGGCCCGCGCGTGCTCGCGGGCTTTCCCGAAGACCTCTCTTCCTATGCGCAGCGCGCGCTGGAGGAACTCGGCGTCGAAGTGGTGTTGGGGCAGCCGGTCACCGAATGTGCGATCGATGGCGTCGTCTATGGCGGCAACAGGCTGGAGGCCAGGACCATCGTCTGGGCAGCCGGCGTGCGCGCCTCGCGCGCGGCGGAATGGCTGAAGGCGCCCGCCGACCGCGCCTACCGCCTGAAGGTCGAGCCTGATCTGACCGTGCCCGGCCATCCCGACGTGTTTGCCATCGGCGATACCGTGACGATCGCCGGCCCCGACGGCAATCCCGTGCCCGGCATCGCGCCGGCGGCCAAGCAACAGGGGCGCTACGTGGCGGCGCTGATCAAGGCACGCTTGAGCGGCGGCACGCTGCCGCCGTTCCGCTACAAGCATGCCGGCAGTCTCGCGCAGATCGGCAAGAAGAAGGCCGTGATCGATTTCGGCCGCATCAAGCTGCGCGGCAATCTCGCCTGGTGGATCTGGGGCATCGCCCACATCTACTTCCTGATCGGCCTGCGCAACCGGCTCAGCGTCGCCTTGAGCTGGCTGTGGATCCACGCCCGCGACCAGCGCGCGGCGCGGCTGATCACGCAGGGCTCGAGCAAGGTCACGGGATAG
- a CDS encoding sigma-70 family RNA polymerase sigma factor, translating into MTVGPETSATFDIERLLVAMRPKLHRYCARMVGSVIDGEDVLQDAMIKAVEAHASARPLGNPEGWLFRIAHNTALDFLRRRKRQEAFRGPAEVDMIVDQLDAVASRQIAATSLRTFMRLPVPQRASVILMDVLGCSLKEICDVMDCSLPAAKAALHRGRAQLREIAVEPDDAPQQKLSDADRERLGAYVAHFNARDFDAIRAMISDDVRLDLVSRTHLRGKAEVSRYFGNYDKVSDWRLVAGLVEGRPAILVFDPNEGDAKPKYFVLLGWSAGKVATIRDFRHAPYVIDGAEYLI; encoded by the coding sequence ATGACAGTGGGTCCCGAGACGTCCGCCACGTTCGACATCGAGCGCCTGCTGGTGGCGATGCGCCCAAAGCTGCATCGCTACTGCGCGCGCATGGTGGGCTCCGTCATCGACGGCGAGGACGTGCTGCAGGATGCCATGATCAAGGCGGTGGAGGCGCATGCCTCCGCCCGCCCGCTCGGCAATCCCGAAGGCTGGCTGTTCCGCATTGCGCACAACACCGCGCTGGATTTTCTGCGCCGGCGCAAGCGCCAGGAGGCGTTCCGGGGACCAGCGGAGGTGGACATGATCGTTGACCAGCTCGATGCCGTGGCGAGCCGCCAGATCGCCGCGACCTCCTTGCGCACCTTCATGCGGTTGCCGGTACCACAGCGCGCGAGCGTCATCCTGATGGACGTGCTCGGCTGCTCGCTGAAGGAAATCTGCGACGTAATGGATTGCAGCCTGCCCGCGGCCAAGGCCGCGCTGCATCGCGGCCGCGCGCAATTGCGTGAAATTGCCGTCGAGCCGGACGACGCGCCGCAGCAAAAACTATCGGACGCCGATCGTGAGCGGCTCGGCGCCTATGTCGCCCATTTCAACGCGCGCGATTTCGATGCCATCCGCGCCATGATCTCGGACGATGTCAGGCTCGATCTCGTCAGCAGGACCCACTTGCGTGGCAAGGCCGAAGTGTCGCGCTATTTCGGCAATTACGACAAGGTCAGCGACTGGCGCCTGGTGGCGGGTCTGGTGGAGGGGCGTCCCGCCATCCTGGTGTTCGATCCCAACGAAGGCGATGCAAAGCCGAAATATTTCGTGCTGCTGGGCTGGTCGGCCGGCAAGGTCGCGACCATCCGGGATTTCCGCCACGCGCCTTACGTCATCGATGGCGCTGAATACCTGATCTGA
- a CDS encoding ABC transporter substrate-binding protein, translating into MKKAFWLAGATILALAQPALAGDTIKIGFVSTFSGPTAVIGNDMRNSFELALDHLGRKMGGKPVEVIYEDDGQKPDVGKQKTEKLIQSDKVDFIAGYIWSNVLLASLKTAVDSKTFLISANAGPSQLAGDLCSPYVFSTSWQNDQTPQAVGTYMNQKGVKSVFLIGPNYAAGKDMLAGVKSTFKGQVVGEEYTVWPSQLDFSAELTKAKNSKAESIFVFYPGAAGVQFLNQYAQAGLKGQIPLYTAFTIDELSLPLQKENAIGVPGAQQWVNDLPFPENKKFVEDYRKKHPGLRPTFYGAQSYDAANLINSAVVAVKGDTSKKDEMKAEMEKANFKSVRGPFKYGNNHIPIQNFYLQDVVKDADGQLSLKTVATIVKDDQDRFHDKCPMKK; encoded by the coding sequence ATGAAAAAGGCATTCTGGCTGGCAGGCGCAACAATTCTGGCGCTGGCGCAGCCCGCGCTCGCTGGCGACACCATCAAAATCGGCTTTGTCTCGACCTTCAGCGGCCCGACCGCTGTGATCGGCAACGACATGCGCAACTCGTTCGAGCTGGCGCTCGACCATCTCGGCCGCAAGATGGGCGGCAAACCGGTCGAGGTGATCTATGAAGATGACGGCCAGAAGCCCGATGTCGGCAAGCAGAAGACCGAAAAGCTGATCCAGTCCGACAAGGTCGATTTCATCGCGGGCTATATCTGGTCGAACGTGCTGCTGGCCTCGCTGAAGACCGCAGTGGATTCAAAGACCTTCCTGATCTCGGCCAACGCCGGTCCCTCGCAGCTCGCCGGCGATCTCTGTTCGCCTTACGTGTTCTCGACCTCCTGGCAGAACGATCAGACCCCGCAGGCGGTCGGCACCTACATGAACCAGAAGGGCGTGAAATCAGTGTTCCTGATCGGCCCGAACTACGCCGCCGGCAAGGACATGCTGGCCGGCGTCAAGAGCACCTTCAAGGGCCAGGTCGTCGGTGAGGAATACACGGTGTGGCCGAGCCAGCTCGACTTCTCCGCCGAGCTCACCAAGGCCAAGAATTCCAAGGCCGAGTCGATCTTCGTGTTCTATCCCGGCGCAGCCGGTGTCCAGTTCCTCAATCAATACGCCCAGGCCGGACTGAAGGGGCAGATCCCGCTCTATACGGCGTTCACGATCGACGAATTGTCGCTGCCGCTGCAGAAGGAAAACGCGATCGGCGTACCCGGCGCGCAGCAATGGGTCAACGATTTGCCGTTCCCGGAGAACAAGAAGTTCGTCGAGGACTATCGCAAGAAGCATCCGGGCCTCCGCCCGACCTTCTACGGCGCGCAGTCCTATGACGCCGCGAACCTGATCAACAGTGCGGTGGTTGCGGTGAAGGGCGATACCTCGAAGAAGGACGAGATGAAGGCCGAGATGGAGAAGGCCAACTTCAAGTCTGTGCGCGGCCCGTTCAAATACGGCAACAACCACATTCCGATCCAGAACTTCTACCTGCAGGATGTGGTCAAGGACGCCGACGGCCAGCTCTCGCTGAAGACAGTGGCGACCATCGTCAAGGACGACCAGGATCGCTTCCACGACAAATGTCCGATGAAGAAGTGA
- a CDS encoding branched-chain amino acid ABC transporter permease → MLVLIEQSLNGLQFGLLLFLLAAGLTLVFGIMDFVNLAHGSLYMMGAYFAATFVAWTNSFVLGILLALGATLLLGIALEFIALRHLYGRDHLDQVLATFGLILFFNDAVRLIWGPAGLSLPLPAWLTVPVQIVPGVFYPAYRLSIIAVALAVAALLYIVVMRTRIGMLIRAGASNREMIGALGINIKLLFTLVFGLGAALAGLAGLMQAPILTVQIGMGENILILAFVIIVIGGIGSIRGAFMAAIFVGMIDTLGRAFLPDLLRTVLSSAAASTAAPALSSMLIYLLMAIVLVVRPEGLFPAAKR, encoded by the coding sequence ATGCTCGTCCTTATCGAACAATCGCTGAACGGCCTGCAGTTCGGCCTGTTGCTGTTCCTGCTGGCGGCCGGCTTGACGCTGGTGTTCGGCATCATGGACTTCGTCAATCTGGCGCACGGCTCGCTCTACATGATGGGCGCCTATTTCGCCGCGACCTTCGTGGCGTGGACGAATAGTTTTGTGCTCGGCATATTGCTCGCGCTCGGCGCCACGCTGCTACTGGGCATCGCGCTCGAATTCATCGCGCTGAGACATCTCTACGGCCGCGACCATCTCGATCAGGTCCTGGCAACCTTCGGGCTGATCCTGTTCTTCAATGACGCGGTGCGGCTGATCTGGGGCCCCGCCGGCCTGTCGCTGCCGCTGCCGGCCTGGCTGACCGTGCCGGTGCAGATCGTCCCCGGCGTGTTCTATCCGGCCTACCGGTTGTCGATCATCGCGGTTGCGCTGGCGGTTGCGGCATTGCTTTATATCGTGGTGATGCGGACCAGGATCGGCATGCTGATCCGCGCCGGCGCCTCCAACCGTGAAATGATCGGCGCGCTCGGCATCAACATCAAGCTGTTGTTCACGCTGGTGTTCGGACTTGGCGCGGCGCTCGCAGGCCTTGCCGGCCTGATGCAGGCGCCGATCCTCACCGTGCAGATCGGCATGGGCGAAAACATCCTCATTCTTGCTTTCGTCATCATCGTGATCGGTGGCATCGGCTCGATCCGGGGCGCCTTCATGGCCGCGATCTTCGTCGGCATGATCGATACGCTCGGCCGCGCCTTCCTGCCCGATCTCCTGCGCACCGTGCTGAGTTCCGCCGCCGCTTCCACCGCCGCACCCGCGCTGTCATCGATGCTGATCTATCTCCTGATGGCCATCGTCCTCGTCGTGCGGCCGGAGGGGCTGTTTCCGGCTGCCAAGCGATGA
- a CDS encoding branched-chain amino acid ABC transporter permease, whose amino-acid sequence MKSHINARNVIVALVALGLTLLPAYSALTGNIFILTLFTRIVIFALAAASLNLIMGYGGMMSFGHAAYLGIGGYAVGILAYEGIGSGFIQWPVALAVSALYALVIGALSLRTRGVYFIMITLAFAQMAYYIASGLSRYGGDDGLTIYKRSNFGGLIDMSNRVQFYYLCLACLFGGIYLIWRIVNSRFGMVVQGVRSNEQRMQAIGFHANRYRLVCFVISGTICGLAGALLANNTDFISPATMYWTRSGELMVMVVFGGMGSLFGPVIGTIVFLLLEELLSQFTEYWALIMGPLLLLIVLFARGGIMGLLGRLSRG is encoded by the coding sequence ATGAAATCTCACATCAACGCCCGCAACGTCATCGTGGCGCTCGTCGCGCTTGGCCTCACCTTGCTGCCGGCCTATTCGGCACTGACCGGCAACATCTTCATCCTGACGCTGTTCACCCGCATCGTCATTTTCGCGCTGGCGGCCGCGAGCCTCAATCTCATCATGGGCTATGGCGGCATGATGAGCTTTGGCCACGCCGCCTATCTCGGCATCGGCGGCTATGCCGTGGGCATTCTCGCCTATGAGGGCATCGGCTCCGGTTTCATCCAGTGGCCGGTTGCGCTCGCGGTGTCCGCGCTCTATGCGCTCGTGATCGGCGCGCTGTCGCTGCGCACCCGCGGCGTCTATTTCATCATGATCACGCTCGCGTTTGCGCAGATGGCTTATTACATCGCCTCAGGTCTTTCGCGTTATGGCGGCGACGACGGCCTCACCATCTACAAGCGCAGCAATTTCGGCGGCCTCATCGACATGTCGAACCGCGTGCAGTTCTACTATCTCTGCCTGGCCTGCCTGTTCGGCGGCATCTATCTGATCTGGCGCATCGTCAATTCGCGGTTTGGCATGGTGGTGCAGGGCGTGCGCTCCAACGAGCAGCGCATGCAGGCGATCGGCTTCCACGCCAACAGATATCGTCTCGTCTGCTTCGTGATCTCAGGCACGATCTGTGGCCTTGCCGGTGCGCTGCTCGCCAACAACACGGATTTCATCAGCCCGGCCACGATGTACTGGACGCGCTCCGGCGAACTCATGGTGATGGTGGTCTTCGGCGGCATGGGATCGCTGTTCGGGCCTGTCATCGGCACCATCGTGTTTCTGCTGCTGGAAGAGCTGTTGTCGCAGTTTACCGAATACTGGGCGCTGATCATGGGCCCGCTGTTGCTGCTGATCGTGCTGTTCGCGCGGGGCGGCATCATGGGACTGCTCGGGAGGTTGAGCCGTGGTTGA
- a CDS encoding ABC transporter ATP-binding protein, producing the protein MAEPLLRVESLVRRFGGIKATDNLSLDVVPGELHAIIGPNGAGKTTLISQLTGQLMPNSGTIHFAGRDITWLPSYQRSRLGLARSFQITCLLPNFTAADNVALAAQAHDGHSFRFWGAARKERHLRDAAQAALARVGLARRADVLVSELSHGEQRELELAVALATKPQLLLLDEPMAGLGVTESARMVALLKELRKEVTIVLVEHDMEAVFALADRITVLVYGRVIASGDPDAIRNNEEVKRAYLGDQHVVVSHG; encoded by the coding sequence TTGGCCGAACCCCTGCTTCGCGTCGAAAGCCTGGTCCGCCGCTTCGGTGGCATCAAGGCCACCGACAATCTGTCGCTCGATGTCGTGCCGGGCGAGCTGCACGCCATCATCGGCCCCAACGGCGCCGGCAAGACCACGCTGATTAGCCAGTTGACCGGGCAGTTGATGCCGAACTCCGGCACCATTCACTTCGCCGGCCGCGATATCACCTGGCTGCCTTCCTATCAGCGCAGCCGGCTTGGCCTGGCGCGCTCGTTCCAGATCACCTGCCTGCTGCCGAATTTTACCGCGGCCGATAACGTCGCGCTCGCAGCCCAAGCGCATGACGGCCACTCGTTCCGCTTCTGGGGCGCTGCCCGCAAGGAGAGGCATCTGCGCGACGCGGCGCAGGCGGCGCTCGCGCGGGTAGGGCTCGCCCGGCGTGCCGACGTGCTGGTATCCGAACTGAGCCACGGCGAACAGCGCGAACTCGAGCTGGCGGTGGCGCTTGCGACCAAGCCGCAATTGCTGTTGCTCGACGAGCCGATGGCCGGCCTCGGCGTCACCGAATCCGCGCGCATGGTGGCGCTATTGAAGGAGTTGCGGAAGGAAGTCACCATCGTGCTGGTCGAGCACGACATGGAAGCGGTGTTCGCGCTGGCCGACCGCATCACGGTGCTGGTCTATGGCCGCGTGATCGCCTCGGGCGATCCAGACGCCATCCGAAATAATGAAGAAGTCAAGCGCGCCTATCTCGGCGACCAGCACGTGGTGGTGAGCCATGGCTGA
- a CDS encoding ABC transporter ATP-binding protein → MAESKTAETLLEVEGIETRYGLSQVLFGLSLKVQSGEMVALMGRNGMGKTTTIRSIMGMTPAGAGTIRFAGEQVRSLPSYRIAKLGIGLVPEGRQIFPNLTVYENLVAASGNRSGNPDPWTIDKIHALFPRLAERGNNMGVTLSGGEQQMLAIGRALMTNPKLLILDEATEGLAPLIREEIWNCLSMLKGRGQSVLVIDKNVANLSRIADRHYIIERGRTVWTGTSEQLIAEPDLQHRYLGI, encoded by the coding sequence ATGGCTGAATCAAAAACCGCCGAAACCCTGCTCGAAGTTGAAGGGATCGAGACCCGCTACGGTCTCAGCCAGGTGCTGTTCGGCCTGTCGCTGAAGGTTCAATCGGGCGAGATGGTCGCCCTGATGGGCCGCAACGGCATGGGCAAGACCACGACCATCCGCTCCATCATGGGCATGACGCCGGCCGGTGCGGGCACGATCCGCTTCGCGGGTGAGCAAGTGCGCAGCCTGCCGTCCTACAGAATAGCAAAACTCGGCATCGGCCTGGTGCCGGAAGGCCGCCAGATCTTTCCGAACCTGACAGTCTACGAGAATCTGGTGGCGGCCTCGGGCAACCGCTCAGGCAATCCCGATCCCTGGACTATCGACAAGATCCACGCGCTGTTTCCGCGACTCGCCGAGCGCGGCAACAACATGGGCGTGACCTTGTCGGGCGGCGAGCAGCAGATGCTGGCGATCGGCCGCGCGCTGATGACCAACCCGAAGCTTCTGATCCTCGACGAAGCCACCGAAGGGCTCGCACCGCTGATCCGCGAGGAAATCTGGAACTGCCTGTCGATGCTGAAGGGCCGCGGCCAATCGGTACTGGTGATCGACAAGAACGTCGCCAACCTCTCCCGCATCGCCGACCGCCATTACATCATCGAGCGCGGGCGGACGGTGTGGACGGGGACGAGCGAGCAGTTGATTGCCGAGCCGGATCTGCAGCACCGGTATCTGGGGATTTGA